One Enterococcus silesiacus genomic window carries:
- a CDS encoding copper ABC transporter permease produces the protein MKKIKAFIQVNYLAVLASFFLPILILAFAYYQQGIYYGSETTLLASDAFAQFSNFYASFNNMLHGKQDALYTWYGSLGLNYWALMSYYLNGIFTPIVFFFDNLHIPDAMYVITLLKFGCMGLSFWTFTYFTFKLPQWVKIGMSISYALMSYGIAYSPMIMWLDALVYLPLVILGIHRLMDEKKPGLLFISYLLLFLSNFYMAFMVGVFTFLYFFAKLCTNWVKYKKTIGFYLITSLLAGGASMITILPTIFDLSNNGEKLTEMTRLLTPDTGPWDMITKSMSLVYDTSKYEAAPFIYAGLVPLIFCLFYFVTKKTALRDKLIYGSLGLLLVVSVYIQPLNLFWHGLHSPNMFLFRFSFLVSFFILLFAGYGLEKMEKQELNQLVNIGIVLLGVFISAYLFSNKKRYDYLTRESLVVSVVFLLLYVGLAFVYYHNRYRKLLPLIFLVLVGAELTMNTQAMVAGVRKDWNYPKRELYSEYYRDIKTLTDETKRITPDFYRMANVDPISHNESFNYGYSGVSMFSSIRNRHSSSYMNQLGFRSTGTNLNIDYKNNTLLMDSLLGIKFNLGRQAPMKYGFTKIAHQGAYDLYENQYALPLGMLTDKEIYQKEAFHNQESLLNHLAGKKQALFSFKEPKEIAKENVIVQKEGDIVFLSEEKPSADKSMTWSVEVPADSQAYLNLLVEDSGAMRDAVAEVTVNGISRSADMQRTGQYYNLGYYEQAATVTVKVAFRGVPVIKMARPDTLILNTKVFKSTIEAAQKKGVEFKGTGRKLTTDVSLEKEQVLFTTIPYDKGWKAYVDGKVVPVKAVEEAFLAMHIPAGKHQVELVFLPQGFVLGASLFISCIALFSLFFWYTRKNRVLNREEHLDENNV, from the coding sequence ATGAAGAAAATCAAAGCGTTTATACAGGTGAATTACTTAGCAGTATTGGCAAGTTTTTTTCTGCCAATACTTATTTTGGCATTTGCGTACTATCAACAGGGAATCTATTATGGCAGTGAGACAACGCTGTTAGCCAGTGATGCATTTGCCCAGTTTTCCAATTTTTATGCCAGCTTTAATAATATGCTACATGGAAAGCAAGATGCTTTATACACATGGTACGGTTCTTTGGGATTAAATTACTGGGCCTTAATGAGTTATTATTTAAATGGAATTTTTACCCCGATTGTCTTTTTCTTTGACAACTTACATATACCCGACGCCATGTATGTGATTACTTTACTAAAGTTTGGCTGTATGGGACTTAGTTTTTGGACATTTACTTATTTTACTTTCAAGTTGCCTCAATGGGTAAAAATTGGCATGAGCATCAGCTATGCTTTGATGAGTTACGGGATTGCTTATTCACCGATGATCATGTGGTTGGATGCACTGGTGTATCTACCGTTAGTGATTCTAGGCATTCATCGCTTGATGGATGAGAAAAAGCCTGGACTGTTGTTTATCAGCTATCTCTTGTTGTTTTTATCTAATTTTTATATGGCATTTATGGTAGGCGTATTTACTTTTTTATATTTTTTCGCCAAATTATGCACAAATTGGGTCAAATACAAAAAAACAATTGGGTTTTATCTGATCACTTCATTGCTTGCAGGTGGCGCTTCGATGATCACGATTTTACCGACAATTTTTGATTTGAGTAATAACGGAGAAAAATTAACGGAAATGACACGCTTATTGACGCCGGATACTGGTCCTTGGGATATGATCACCAAGAGTATGAGCCTGGTTTATGACACCTCTAAATATGAAGCCGCGCCATTTATCTATGCAGGTCTGGTACCGTTAATCTTCTGTCTGTTTTATTTTGTCACTAAAAAAACTGCTTTACGGGACAAACTTATTTATGGAAGTTTAGGCTTGTTGCTGGTGGTTAGTGTGTATATTCAGCCATTGAATTTATTCTGGCATGGACTGCATTCACCAAATATGTTTCTGTTTAGATTTAGCTTTTTGGTTTCATTTTTCATTTTGCTTTTTGCAGGTTATGGTCTGGAGAAAATGGAAAAACAAGAATTGAATCAGCTTGTCAATATCGGAATTGTTTTATTGGGTGTATTCATCAGTGCGTATTTATTTTCTAATAAAAAAAGATATGACTATCTTACAAGAGAGTCATTGGTCGTTTCGGTCGTTTTTCTGTTGTTATATGTAGGATTGGCTTTTGTATATTATCACAATCGCTATCGCAAATTGCTGCCGTTGATCTTTTTGGTGCTGGTCGGAGCGGAGTTAACAATGAATACGCAAGCGATGGTCGCAGGAGTTCGCAAGGATTGGAATTATCCAAAGCGGGAATTGTACAGTGAGTATTATCGCGATATCAAGACATTGACGGATGAAACGAAGCGAATAACGCCTGATTTTTATAGAATGGCGAATGTCGACCCTATTTCTCATAATGAAAGTTTTAATTATGGGTACAGCGGAGTCTCTATGTTTTCATCGATTCGTAATCGGCATTCATCTAGTTACATGAACCAGCTAGGTTTTCGTTCAACTGGGACGAATTTGAACATTGATTACAAAAACAATACCTTATTAATGGATTCATTATTAGGAATCAAATTTAACCTAGGAAGACAAGCACCAATGAAGTACGGCTTCACTAAAATTGCGCATCAAGGTGCGTACGATTTGTATGAAAATCAGTATGCCTTGCCATTAGGAATGCTAACGGATAAAGAGATTTATCAGAAAGAAGCCTTTCATAATCAAGAAAGTCTGCTTAATCATCTGGCTGGAAAAAAACAAGCACTATTTTCTTTCAAAGAACCTAAAGAAATCGCTAAAGAAAATGTGATCGTTCAAAAAGAGGGAGACATTGTTTTTCTATCAGAAGAAAAACCGTCTGCTGATAAAAGCATGACCTGGTCTGTTGAGGTACCAGCTGATTCCCAAGCCTATTTGAACTTACTTGTAGAAGATAGCGGAGCGATGCGGGATGCAGTGGCAGAAGTGACGGTTAACGGGATCAGTCGATCAGCGGATATGCAAAGAACAGGTCAGTATTATAATCTTGGCTACTATGAACAGGCAGCTACTGTAACAGTAAAAGTGGCCTTTCGTGGTGTTCCTGTTATTAAAATGGCACGTCCAGATACCTTGATCTTAAATACCAAAGTGTTTAAATCCACGATCGAAGCAGCGCAAAAAAAGGGTGTTGAGTTTAAAGGCACAGGTAGAAAATTAACGACAGATGTGTCTTTAGAAAAAGAACAGGTTTTATTTACCACCATTCCTTACGATAAAGGCTGGAAAGCCTATGTAGATGGAAAAGTAGTCCCAGTTAAAGCCGTAGAAGAAGCCTTTTTAGCGATGCACATACCAGCGGGTAAGCATCAGGTAGAACTGGTCTTTTTACCACAAGGCTTTGTTTTAGGCGCCAGCTTATTCATTAGCTGTATTGCGTTATTTTCTCTATTTTTCTGGTATACAAGGAAGAATAGAGTGTTGAATAGAGAGGAACATTTAGATGAAAACAATGTATAA